The following coding sequences lie in one Vitis vinifera cultivar Pinot Noir 40024 chromosome 19, ASM3070453v1 genomic window:
- the LOC100267585 gene encoding transcription factor bHLH123 isoform X2, whose amino-acid sequence MADEFQTGICSGNWWDSSRNRYESASSPASTVLTSVGSYAWQPDMVDIKATRSASMDSVSVSGTTSVVFPDTQKMQGPDSSSGGGGGGGVLADPNLQMMGLGLSSQAMDWNQALLRSGKAESSFGSMLQDQDMSSNSNFNADQAQWRQKLFSGSCEDSSGTEYKQVNRGFSLDQPQFSSHSSPGESTVTCQGLPTSFQVDSSVYGSPSTILQGLLGSDHQQNQSSFENRPMNYPYLGTYGVNSNEFLPSWSKVPQFLRTSPPKQPSHTQLHFSNNAPFWNASAAAMAADSRPSFSPTLQPQFSTPTFNEKPKNSSEIRDISSVAKKSSGETGTKRPRSETPSPLPAFKVRKEKMGDRITALQQLVSPFGKTDTASVLSEAIEYIKFLHEQALSTPYMKSGASIQHQQNSEKSKEPEGPRQDLRSRGLCLVPVSSTFPVTHETSVDFWTPTFGGTFR is encoded by the exons ATGGCGGATGAGTTTCAGACCGGTATTTGCAGCGGAAACTGGTGGGATTCATCGAGGAACAGGTATGAAAGCGCTTCATCGCCTGCGTCTACTGTGCTCACGAGTGTGGGAAGCTATGCATGGCAACCGGATATGGTGGACATCAAGGCAACTAGGTCTGCTTCCATGGATTCGGTGTCGGTCTCCGGTACTACCTCCGTTGTTTTTCCGGACACCCAGAAGATGCAAGGGCCTGATTCTTCCAGTGGCGGTGGCGGCGGTGGTGGCGTGTTGGCGGATCCCAATTTGCAGATGATGGGTCTAGGCCTATCATCCCAGGCCATGGATTGGAACCAAGCGTTATT GCGCAGTGGAAAAGCTGAGAGCAGCTTCGGTTCGATGCTTCAAGATCAAGACATGAGCTCGAATTCGAATTTTAACGCAGATCAAGCTCAATGGAGGCAGAAACTATTTTCGGGGAGCTGTGAAGATTCATCAGGGACCGAGTATAAGCAAGTGAACCGGGGTTTTTCGCTGGATCAGCCGCAGTTTAGTTCCCATAGCAGCCCCGGTGAAAGTACGGTGACATGCCAGGGCCTACCGACAAGTTTTCAGGTAGATTCCTCAGTGTATGGTAGTCCTTCCACCATACTACAAGGACTATTGGGATCAGATCATCAGCAAAACCAGTCTTCCTTCGAGAACCGACCGATGAATTATCCGTATTTAGGAACCTATGGCGTTAACTCTAATGAGTTCTTGCCTTCCTGGTCTAAAGTCCCTCAATTCTTGCGAACTTCACCTCCAAAACAGCCATCGCATACCCAGTTACACTTCTCCAACAACGCGCCCTTTTGGAATGCATCCGCGGCGGCCATGGCTGCTGACAGTAGACCCAGCTTCTCACCAACCTTGCAACCTCAATTTTCCACACCTACCTTCAatgaaaaaccaaag AATTCTTCAGAGATTCGGGACATTAGCTCAGTGGCGAAGAAAAGTAGCGGTGAAACAGGAACCAAAAGGCCACGAAGTGAGACACCATCGCCTTTGCCAGCTTTTAAG GTGAGGAAAGAGAAGATGGGGGACAGAATCACTGCACTCCAACAATTGGTTTCGCCtttcggaaag ACTGACACAGCCTCAGTGCTCTCTGAAGCTATTGAATACATCAAGTTTCTCCATGAACAA GCTTTGAGTACTCCATACATGAAAAGTGGAGCATCCATACAACACCAGCAG AATTCTGAGAAGTCTAAGGAGCCTGAAGGACCCAGACAGGATCTCAGAAGCCGAGGACTGTGTCTAGTACCCGTTTCAAGCACCTTCCCGGTCACCCATGAGACCTCTGTTGATTTCTGGACACCTACATTTGGAGGAACATTCAGGTAG
- the LOC100232919 gene encoding NAD(P)H dehydrogenase (quinone) FQR1, whose translation MVTKVYIVYYSMYGHVEKLAEEIKKGAASVEGVEAKLWQVPETLPEEVLGKMSAPPKSDTPIITPTDLAEADGFVFGFPTRFGMMAAQFKAFLDATGGLWRTQQLAGKPAGIFYSTGSQGGGQETTALTAITQLVHHGMIFVPIGYTFGAGMFEMEKVKGGSPYGAGTFAGDGSRQPSELELEQAFHQGKYIAGITKKLKEAA comes from the exons ATGGTGACCAAAGTGTATATTGT GTACTACTCTATGTATGGACATGTAGAGAAGCTCgcagaagagataaagaaaggagCTGCATCTGTTGAAGGAGTTGAAGCCAAACTATGGCAG GTTCCTGAGACACTACCAGAGGAGGTCCTTGGCAAGATGAGTGCACCACCAAAAAGTGATACACCAATAATTACACCGACTGACCTTGCTGAGGCTGATGGATTTGTTTTCGGCTTCCCTACAAGATTTGGAATGATGGCTGCTCAATTCAAAGCGTTTCTTGATGCTACTGGTGGCCTATGGAGAACACAACAGCTTGCAGGTAAACCAGCTGGGATCTTCTATAGCACCGGATCTCAAGGTGGTGGACAAGAGACTACTGC GTTGACTGCAATTACTCAGCTGGTTCATCATGGGATGATCTTTGTTCCCATTGGATACACTTTTGGAGCTGGGATGTTTGAGATGGAGAAGGTGAAAGGCGGGAGTCCCTACGGTGCAGGAACTTTCGCTGGGGACGGCTCAAGACAACCATCTGAGCTCGAATTGGAGCAAGCTTTCCACCAGGGGAAGTACATTGCTGGCATCACAAAGAAACTCAAGGAAGCAGCTTAA
- the LOC100267585 gene encoding transcription factor bHLH123 isoform X1 yields MADEFQTGICSGNWWDSSRNRYESASSPASTVLTSVGSYAWQPDMVDIKATRSASMDSVSVSGTTSVVFPDTQKMQGPDSSSGGGGGGGVLADPNLQMMGLGLSSQAMDWNQALLRSGKAESSFGSMLQDQDMSSNSNFNADQAQWRQKLFSGSCEDSSGTEYKQVNRGFSLDQPQFSSHSSPGESTVTCQGLPTSFQVDSSVYGSPSTILQGLLGSDHQQNQSSFENRPMNYPYLGTYGVNSNEFLPSWSKVPQFLRTSPPKQPSHTQLHFSNNAPFWNASAAAMAADSRPSFSPTLQPQFSTPTFNEKPKNSSEIRDISSVAKKSSGETGTKRPRSETPSPLPAFKVRKEKMGDRITALQQLVSPFGKTDTASVLSEAIEYIKFLHEQVSALSTPYMKSGASIQHQQNSEKSKEPEGPRQDLRSRGLCLVPVSSTFPVTHETSVDFWTPTFGGTFR; encoded by the exons ATGGCGGATGAGTTTCAGACCGGTATTTGCAGCGGAAACTGGTGGGATTCATCGAGGAACAGGTATGAAAGCGCTTCATCGCCTGCGTCTACTGTGCTCACGAGTGTGGGAAGCTATGCATGGCAACCGGATATGGTGGACATCAAGGCAACTAGGTCTGCTTCCATGGATTCGGTGTCGGTCTCCGGTACTACCTCCGTTGTTTTTCCGGACACCCAGAAGATGCAAGGGCCTGATTCTTCCAGTGGCGGTGGCGGCGGTGGTGGCGTGTTGGCGGATCCCAATTTGCAGATGATGGGTCTAGGCCTATCATCCCAGGCCATGGATTGGAACCAAGCGTTATT GCGCAGTGGAAAAGCTGAGAGCAGCTTCGGTTCGATGCTTCAAGATCAAGACATGAGCTCGAATTCGAATTTTAACGCAGATCAAGCTCAATGGAGGCAGAAACTATTTTCGGGGAGCTGTGAAGATTCATCAGGGACCGAGTATAAGCAAGTGAACCGGGGTTTTTCGCTGGATCAGCCGCAGTTTAGTTCCCATAGCAGCCCCGGTGAAAGTACGGTGACATGCCAGGGCCTACCGACAAGTTTTCAGGTAGATTCCTCAGTGTATGGTAGTCCTTCCACCATACTACAAGGACTATTGGGATCAGATCATCAGCAAAACCAGTCTTCCTTCGAGAACCGACCGATGAATTATCCGTATTTAGGAACCTATGGCGTTAACTCTAATGAGTTCTTGCCTTCCTGGTCTAAAGTCCCTCAATTCTTGCGAACTTCACCTCCAAAACAGCCATCGCATACCCAGTTACACTTCTCCAACAACGCGCCCTTTTGGAATGCATCCGCGGCGGCCATGGCTGCTGACAGTAGACCCAGCTTCTCACCAACCTTGCAACCTCAATTTTCCACACCTACCTTCAatgaaaaaccaaag AATTCTTCAGAGATTCGGGACATTAGCTCAGTGGCGAAGAAAAGTAGCGGTGAAACAGGAACCAAAAGGCCACGAAGTGAGACACCATCGCCTTTGCCAGCTTTTAAG GTGAGGAAAGAGAAGATGGGGGACAGAATCACTGCACTCCAACAATTGGTTTCGCCtttcggaaag ACTGACACAGCCTCAGTGCTCTCTGAAGCTATTGAATACATCAAGTTTCTCCATGAACAAGTTAGT GCTTTGAGTACTCCATACATGAAAAGTGGAGCATCCATACAACACCAGCAG AATTCTGAGAAGTCTAAGGAGCCTGAAGGACCCAGACAGGATCTCAGAAGCCGAGGACTGTGTCTAGTACCCGTTTCAAGCACCTTCCCGGTCACCCATGAGACCTCTGTTGATTTCTGGACACCTACATTTGGAGGAACATTCAGGTAG